From Streptomyces sp. TLI_053, a single genomic window includes:
- a CDS encoding MFS transporter: protein MNETPHLPSTGPSARRDFRLLLSGAVTAQAGSQVTLVALPLVAVVELDATPFQVGLLTAAETAAFLLVGLPAGAWLDRMRKLPVLVRADVLRCLAVGSIPLAAALDVLSLLQLYLVALVTGVATVFFDVAHQSFLPVLLPRDRLVAGNGAIETVRSSAQIAGPGLGGGLVQLLGAPLAIVADAFGFLASAVLLSRIGAEERLPAPEPGRSLRAEVAEGLRFVLGHPLLRVIAATTAASNLFSAVLMAVQTVFWVRVLDLSPAAIGVLLSASAVGGLAGALCAGRLAARIGQARLIWLAPLVTGPFALLWPLADGGVGAVLFAIGGVAVLFGAVVYNVAQVSFRQSLCPPRLLGRMNATMRFLVWGTLPLGALLGGAVAEQAGPRAALWLCAAGFLVVPVPLLFSSLRGMRDLPSAPAEEGKADAGPSADDAPTEGSGPAGATAPSAATAPIAVTGPTVGVRPTAGVRSAVDADPAAGGAAGRDPAEAADAGRAR from the coding sequence ATGAACGAAACGCCTCACCTGCCCAGTACCGGTCCGTCGGCCCGCCGCGACTTCCGCCTCCTGCTCTCGGGGGCCGTCACGGCGCAGGCGGGCAGTCAGGTCACCCTGGTCGCACTGCCCCTGGTGGCAGTGGTGGAACTCGATGCCACGCCCTTCCAGGTCGGCCTGCTGACCGCCGCCGAGACCGCCGCCTTCCTCCTGGTCGGCCTGCCCGCCGGCGCCTGGCTGGACCGGATGCGCAAGCTGCCCGTCCTGGTCCGCGCCGACGTGCTGCGCTGCCTCGCCGTCGGCTCGATCCCGCTGGCCGCCGCGCTGGACGTGCTCAGCCTGCTCCAGCTCTACCTGGTGGCCCTGGTCACCGGGGTGGCGACGGTCTTCTTCGACGTCGCCCACCAGTCCTTCCTCCCCGTCCTGCTGCCGCGCGACCGACTGGTGGCGGGGAACGGGGCGATCGAGACGGTCCGGTCCTCGGCGCAGATCGCCGGACCCGGTCTGGGCGGCGGACTGGTCCAGCTGCTCGGCGCCCCGCTGGCGATCGTCGCCGACGCGTTCGGCTTCCTCGCCTCGGCGGTCCTGCTCTCCCGGATCGGGGCCGAGGAGCGACTGCCCGCGCCCGAGCCCGGGCGGTCGCTGCGGGCCGAGGTCGCCGAGGGCCTGCGGTTCGTGCTCGGCCACCCGCTGCTGCGGGTGATCGCCGCCACCACCGCGGCGTCCAACCTGTTCAGCGCGGTGCTGATGGCCGTGCAGACCGTCTTCTGGGTGCGGGTGCTGGACCTCTCCCCGGCCGCGATCGGGGTGCTGCTCTCGGCCTCGGCGGTCGGCGGGCTCGCCGGTGCGCTGTGCGCGGGCCGGCTCGCCGCGCGGATCGGGCAGGCCCGGCTGATCTGGCTCGCCCCGCTGGTCACCGGCCCGTTCGCGCTGCTCTGGCCGCTCGCGGACGGGGGCGTGGGGGCGGTGCTGTTCGCGATCGGCGGGGTGGCCGTGCTGTTCGGCGCGGTGGTCTACAACGTCGCCCAGGTGAGCTTCCGGCAGAGCCTGTGCCCGCCCCGGCTGCTCGGCCGGATGAACGCCACCATGCGGTTCCTGGTCTGGGGCACCCTGCCGCTCGGTGCCCTGCTCGGCGGCGCCGTCGCCGAGCAGGCCGGTCCGCGCGCCGCGCTCTGGCTCTGCGCGGCGGGCTTCCTGGTGGTGCCGGTGCCGCTGCTGTTCTCGTCGCTGCGGGGGATGCGGGACCTGCCGTCCGCGCCCGCGGAGGAAGGGAAAGCCGACGCCGGGCCGTCGGCGGACGACGCCCCGACCGAGGGTTCCGGCCCGGCCGGAGCCACGGCTCCGTCGGCGGCCACGGCCCCGATCGCGGTCACCGGTCCGACGGTGGGCGTGCGGCCCACCGCGGGCGTGCGGTCCGCCGTGGACGCGGACCCGGCCGCCGGTGGCGCCGCCGGGCGCGACCCGGCCGAAGCCGCCGACGCCGGAAGGGCCCGCTGA